One Symphalangus syndactylus isolate Jambi chromosome 20, NHGRI_mSymSyn1-v2.1_pri, whole genome shotgun sequence DNA segment encodes these proteins:
- the LOC129470249 gene encoding transcription initiation factor TFIID subunit 13-like has translation MADEEEDPTFEEGNEEIGGGAEGGQGKRKRLFSKELRCMMYGFGDDQNPYTESVDILEDLVIKYITEMTHKAMSIGRQGRVQVEDIIFLIRKDPRKFARVKDLLTMNEELKRARKAFDEANYAS, from the coding sequence atggcagacgaggaagaagaccccacctttgaggaaggaaatgaagaaattggaggaggtgcagaaggtggacagggtaaaagaaagagacttttttctaaagaattgcgatgtatgatgtatggctttggggatgaccagaatccttatactgagtcagtggatattcttgaagatcttgtcataaagtatatcactgaaatgactcacaaggcaatgtcaattggaagacaaggtcgagtacaagttgaagatatcatcttcttgattcgaaaggacccaaggaagtttgccagggtgaaagacttgcTTACTATGAATGAAGAATTGAAACGAGCTAGAAAAGCATTCGATGAAGCAAATTACGCATCTTGa